AGTACTCGGATgatatacttaagtaaaagtagcaataccacagtgtacaaatacacaaagtcatgcattcaaacttttacttaagtaaaagtactcaatatgcagaatggcccatttcagaataatatatattgtattattgtattataattattgaagTATTAATATAcgtatcactttaatgttgcagctggtaaaggtggggctaaatttaactactttatataccgCTGGGTAGCTGAATCCATAGTAACTCATCATAATTTactgattacattttgtattcatAATCTGAaaatgcaaagtaactagtagggtaactaatgtttttaaataaatgtagtggagtaaaaagtacagtatttccctctgaaatgtaatggagtagaagtataaagtagcataaaatggaattactcaagtaaagtaccacacaattctacttaagtaaatgtattttcgttactttccaccactgcatataTTTGTATCAGTTCGCAAAAcatagatttgtttttatataacgTTACATAGGAAAACAAAGCTATGTGAACGATAGATAGATGACGGAACACAATATAAAGACCAGTGTCTCTCCTCGGCGTGGGCGTGGTCAACTAAGGTTTTAATATACAAACAACGATAAACAAATCCTACCTTTTATTAGCAGTCAGACCAtggttgtttcctgttttaattCGGTGAGATAATCTGCAGGTGAACGATGCTGTCTGCGTCTTCCAATATTAATACCACAGCTGTTACTAAAGCACACCGGAAGCGAATATTACAAGGGGCGGGACTTAATGCTCCGTTCTGCATTCCGATTGGCTGAGCTATTACGCAATATAGCATTACGTGATGGAGTACATGTGACACATCCATAGAAAGGAGGATTGAGATCAATCAGAGTGAACCGAATCATCCTGCAGTGATCGCCTCACAATGCATGCTGGTTAGAAACCGCATCGActccaaattaattaattaattaattaattaatctccCAGGAAGTCTCATGTAGAGACCTAGTAGCAaggaaaatagagacaaagtTCTGACACAGTTTATTACAAGAACATacagtgaaacagaaaacatacaaGTATGCCACTGTTTGCATCGTGTAGAAACGGGTTTTAACAGTGTAATATTGTGaagatatgtactgtataagtaagagaaagaggaaacataataaaaggaaaacaaggaaagggattttaaaaatgtagccTATGAAATTTAAGAAATAGACTGAGGTATTCTAATTAAATCTAGGCAAGTACTCAgatgctttacttaagtaaaagtactaaaaccacaatttaaaaaaatactccagTACAAGTAAACGTCCAGCaatcaaaatcctacttaagtaaaagtacagaattatttaaagtattaagtaagtaagtaaagtagtagtacttaaagtatcaaaagtaaaagtcctcattCTGCAGacaaatgtcccctgtgactatattattataaataacatTATTAGATACTGATgtatcaatgtgtaagcagcattttactgttgtagctggtttcatatttgtccaataggaaattctgtgtcaccattaataacttcatgtcatccttttccaaaaaatcaactatggtgtgcctcatgtttcaattctgggtccaatactgttctccttatatattctccccttgggtgatgtcatccgcagacatggcaTGTcgtttcattgttatgcggatgacacaccaTTGTACCTCCCTTTCAAGCCTATtaaccttagtacgctgagttctctgcaggactgcctgtctgacataaaaaaaaactggatgtcgatacattttcttcagctcaactaactaacatatcactaaacaaatactgccatctgctggtaacctgtcacaagaTATCAatcctgttgcaagaaatcttggtgtcctttttgataacaatttatgttttgaggaatatatcactaagcttgtccactcatgtttttatcacctcagaaattacaaaaatccaatctatttaaaatcttagtaatgcagaaactgttgtacatgcttttatctcctcacgccttgattattgtaacagcctgtttacttgtcttaatcaaaaaactttgaaacaactgaagactgtacagaactcagctgctaggcttttaaccaggaccaagaggtatgaccacatcacacctgttttagcctctttacattggctccctgtttgttttaggatagattttaagatcttattgattacttttaaggttcttcatggcctggctccagattatattttagaccttttaatgcCTTATGAAACTTTACGtactttgagatcttcgggcaggggtcttctctctgttcagagtccaggatgaaaaaaaactaagagggacagagcttttgctatcagggccccgaggctctgggaCAACTTGCCtcaagaaattaggttgtctgagtcagtgtcttcttttaagtctcttctcaaaacgcatttttatcggaaagcatatcctgattttacctgaactggctgtttattttattgtttttatgtattttatattttttcaattactgtggtattttatttctctctttgtgaagcactttgtactttgttttgataagtgctctataaataaagttttattattattattattattattatttttaattattagttTTAAGTACTACTAATTATGTACCAAAGGGTCAGATTTCACcattgcatgttcagctgacttcctgtgcactgactaaaagacTCTTCTTGACAAAGTGATCTCATAAGGTCCActttgttctggagctttcgatcgcatcacatgatcttcatgaACAGATAAGAGTTTGCTTAGTTATTTGTCATAGAGATGTAGATGGTAAAAGTTTTGCTCTTCTAAACTCTACAAGGATTTCTTGTCCATGTTGTCTTAAAAATTGAGATTGAGAGACTCtaagattaaaaaacaacttaaaaactAGATTATAATAGCAATTAATTggcataaattaattaaaagcaTATAAATTGACAGTCTCCATTTTCTTTagaattagtaccaaattacatagtccTAATTACTTATCAGTGGCTTTCTTAGAAATTATAGGAAACTGTGggacccataaaataaagcattacccCCGAATCCCCTGCAGCTATTGGTCACTTCCCTTATCATCCACTTTCCAGGCGAGTTGGAATTcattcagctttattttgaaacagtCCAAATAGGATTTTTCCAAAATTGAGCACATGCTCCGAAATGAAACACTATTACTTTTTATGTACAAGAAAGCAGCCTATGGATGTACTGCTCATGATAGAGACGTATTAAGTGAACAAAAATCAGGGTGATACATGTAATAATTTATTGTCGGGCATTTTATTGCAATTTACAAAGCTTAATTTATCCTTGTCCAATCTTAACAACCAACATTACGATCAAGTATTTATGTAATCCAAGTATTTACCATTTGGAATTAAAGCAGGGTGAAACCTACCCAGAATAAACACTGCACAAATCTTTTCACAATAAGAGTACAGCAGTTTCTCATACAGTTGCATTTGTATATTCAATATATACACATAGATTTCATTTAACTTAAAACAGTTTCACATAGCAAAACAAGCACAACTTCACACATAAACCAGACAAATTGCATTCTTTCATTACACTacaatagttgtttttttacaataaaaaatacaattgcAATCACCAGgggaaacaaatgaaacataGTTAGTGAGGAGTTAAAGTCGTAAGGAATGATGTGAGCTGTGAGGTTGAAGGGAGGAAGTCTGAATTTGTTCAGTGTATACACCAGCGGAAGATGATATTTAACCGCTTTATGTAGGCAAATTAAGTatgctttaatgtttttgtcctttaaCATGCCAGTGTTGTAGACAAAGGTGATTCAGTATTACGCCCTTCTTCCCATCAAGCCGTCACAGTTTTTTCACTAAACAAGAcctcacacaaaacacaaacattcactAGAGGGATCTAAGAGGACAGCTGGAGTGTTGATGGTCATGGTCTTAGTCCATCCTGATCTTCTGATTGGTCATCCTGTAGATGATGCTGTCATATCCTGGGTCCATGTTCCACAGGTTGTAAGCGATGGCGATGACAGCGAGGGCCAGAGCGATCATCAGCCACAGCACAATATTGAAGACCACCGCATAGTGGAAGTTGTACTTGTAGGCCAGGTTGTAAGGGCTGCCAGGGTTACTctgcaaaaaataattaaaattaaaaaaaatatatatatatttaaatccaGAAAAAGTAGAAGCATTAGTTAAAAAATGTCTGCCATCGGAATAATTCCACACTTAAATCAGTTACATTCATCAAATTTAAGTAGCCATTTATAAAGTGTGTAGCGCAGGCCTGATTTTCCccgatttgttcatttttaacagggggggggatggcccttttttttttcttttctttttttttttaagagggtagctttttttttttagggtcatttactaaactctgaaataatgtataattattacattatattgtcaaataaatttgCGCCACAAAGATTCATCGTCAGTAACTACGTACACTGGTGACACGGCTTTCCAACGCAGAAGCATGAGGAATGTAGATCCATCATCTCGCTCTACAAACAATCGCGCCATCAAGTCACGGTGCAGAATTCCTCCGTCGCACCGGACAAACTCAGTGACGCAGCATGGAATCTGTTCAGCCACTCTGATGCACTTCCGTCACTCTTGACGTTGTCGTTGTGTGTCACATTGTGAGTGAGTGACAcaaaagacactttgaaatcTGATTTGAGTGGCCAGAGCATCCGGACTGAAACGCATCTGTAGAAATACGATTGGTATCGCATTTcaaaccacctccaaatgtggctCGGATACGATTTGCAAAAATCGCATTTCATGTGGCTGTccagactttttaaaatccatctATATACAATCTATGTTTTCTTTAATAATCTCCAGCGGTATGGAAACTTGCTGCAGAAAACACAAGTAGGCCAAGCTGACCAATCGCGTGATATCTCCGTAGCCCCGAcacagttacatttttgaggtgAAGCATGTCAGCTATGGTGTAGCTACAGCGGCTACATGCAGCAGAGAGAGTTTCCTGCCTTTAGCTCACACCTCCATATGCTGCCATTAATGTAAAATGACCTAAACAATCACTGCCATCTGACCGCTGCGGGATTGCAAACACCATTTTAACTTCACGCGGTCTGGCTCGCCCTATGCAAATAATAAAAGCTGTATCCAAATGAATCCATAAATGCAGCCTACAGACCACACCACCGTCCTGTCATCACATTTCACTGTGCGCCACCATAGGCACTGTCCATGCATCATATACTAATGTGGCATACAATGGTCTTCTGATCAGAAATAATAACTTATTTCTGTAAATTCATTTTAGTGTCTTGTAAGCCCCAGACCTCATGGGGCTTACAAGACACTAATTACAAGGTTATGTTaaatttttgttgaaacagtttttgagAGTTGATTCGACTTCATTTTGCAGGCTGtaatttgtggtgctgttgaaatgtgtgtttctaatatttggCTAACTCATTTATAATGCATTACAAATTATATATAATGCCTGAATAAGCGTACAGTTTTTCTGTTGGCACACTTGTGAAACCATTAAAATTTTAGTTTAGCAAACAGCTAAATATTTCTGCCTCAGACTTACAATCTGTTTGGATTCCAAGATCGAACGGGACTTCCTGGTCAAAGGAGCCTCAAAGGTCTTAACTGTAACAACCTCCACTACAGCACTGTTGCCATAGACACCATACACATCCTCTCCAAACTGCAATGAAAAAGACACACGTATTATTATATACAGAGGTTAAATTAAAAACCGAGGAGATTCTGTGAATAAGGCCCATTAAGACTGTTCTCCTTACTTTCTGCAGAACAGAGGCAAGAATGGAAGTGGCATCGCGGTACTGGGGAGAGTCTTGGCCATAGAGCCTGCTGAGCTCCTCCAAGCCAGACAACTCCAAGGAGTACAGGTCAGGAGAGTGGTCCTTCGCCAaatgtctgtgtctctgcaaCTACAAGAAGGGCAGAAGACGAAGACATTAGAGCCACAATGCAAGGACTATCCTCACTttcaggagagagaaaatatggtGTCAGTGAACCCGGATGACTTACCAGAGCTGTGATATCATGCAGTACTTGGACCTCAGACAGGAAGAGCAAATCAGCCTAGAAagcaaaaacagtaaaagtgtaAGAAAGGAAAAACTGACTCCCAAGGATTCAAGTTGACAAAAATAATCTCAATCAGGTAAATCAGATCACTTTATTTGCAGAACTCCCAGGAATCCTTGGTATGATGGTGCTATTTTTGTAAGTATATTAATAACATATGGCGAATACTGTGTACTAACTGCATGAAAATATCCATCAAATCAGCCAACATGACATGACGGCTGTAACAAGTTTGTCTTTAAAAAGTACATAGTAGAATAGTAGTTGAGTGGGAGTGAGACCATGCTATCATTTTGCTTCCTAAATATGAGGTATAAAAAGCCAGTACGGCCGTGTGTAGGTACATGTTGCTGTTTGAAACTGACCTCTGCATTTCTGCTGAGGGAGTTGAGCGGCAGGGAAGCCAGCACAGAACCATCCTGGGACAGGCGGGCACGGATCTGCTGCAAGGTGACTGGTAGGTCCTCAAACACAGCATTGGCCTTGCCCAACATATACAACCTCTGAGAGAGACaacagacaaataaagaaaataacatatGAGCCTCTTAAGAGTGATGCCACACATGGTAAATACTCCCTGTCTCAGTATATTTTCATTACCTCCTCACTGGGGGCCAGCTGCAGCACTACAGGGGTGTCCTCAGCAAACAGAGAGTGTACTGTCTCTGCAACACTATCCAAGGTGAAGGGCACCGGCTGCAAGAAAGAAGAAGACCCACTGACTAACTAAGCCAAATTACATTGCAGACTTCAATAATATTCACACCAAGGTGTTATATTTGATGTACAAAACATCATCATAGTGCCACAGACCAGTCCGACTCACATTCTCCAAGGGGTAGGAGGCCACACTCTGaggcagagccaggctatcGACTCCTCTCACCACCACCAGTACGTTAGCCCGGGGACGCTGGAACAACGGACCAGCCTGAAGGCCCGGCCAGGACAGATCCTATACAAATGAACACTCATTGTAAAGGCTACCCTAGCATAATCATAAGCTGAAACCTGCAATAACCGATTTGCCTTTATTTATagtgcagctgaagatagacaggaaagggagagagagaggggggatgacatgcagcaaagggccgtgGGCTGGATTCAAACTCGTGCAACTGCGGTAtggactcagccttggtacatgggacgcgctctaccaggtgagctaccagggcgacccattttatacattgttattatagaaatatcaattatagccaATTTAAGCTACTTCTGtatataaaaaagacaattaaaataGTGgagaattattttaaataacaaaGCACCTCTTGAACAGAGAAACCCATGGTTAAAGCCACCAGGTCAGGGATCTTCTCTCCAGAGACAGGCCAGTCTCCTTTCTGGAAGGACACAAACTCCGGAGCCTGCAGCACCGTTAAGCTGTCTCCATGGACACCTGTGAGAGAAATGAGAGGACTGCAAGTAAAACATGTGGAAAAGAATAAAGTCACAGTACAAATACTTCcaataagaaaacaaatattttctcaaCCTAACAGACTTTCAAAAAAGTTCACAAACCTTTAAGTGTTAATATTATTGGCATAGAAAAATGTATGTTCAAACAAACTTTGTTTAACCATATTTTTACAATGTACTTTTTCTAGGTGTTTTTCCAATTTGTGCAGTATTTGGAATCACTACCTATTTGCTGCCTGGTGCACAATATATActttttgtgattatttatttattttttggattgCCCAATTTCTCTATTTTTTAGTGCCCTCAAAAAGTTCCACAAAGGGAATGAAAAAGTAGTGTCCACggcatgtacagtacaatacGTTTTGGTAACAATCCCACTTGCAATGCTTTGCCATTCATAGATGTGAATATTACAGTTTCACAGCACTTCACCTGTCAGTGATGCCGCAACGTGATGAAGACCCATGAGTGTCCAAAATCTCCTTTTACTCCTCACTATATAGAGTGAACTattgattgtttattttgtgggCAATAATGAATGGGTGAAAGAGGAGGTGGACACAGCATTGCTTTTGTGGATTTTGCCAGAACGGTGGTTATCATATAGGTTTAAAGCAAAAGTCAGGCAGCCATAGACttttcaaacagaaaatgttcaaTGAGTAAGGAAAGATCACAGATACATAATTACGGCACAACTATCAGTTTCGCATAACTATTGACATGGCATTAATACTACACATAGAAGTGACAGTGAAAAGTAGTATTTAGCTTTACATACCCatataaatgaaattgtatGACTACAGTTATTCATCAGTAACACTAGGACACATCATCCACTGAGAGTTACcaattaataataatgcttTTCCCTtcctcagctgctgttttgcAATAATGGAAAGTAGGACCTCTGAAATGAGAATCTATGTCACTTCTGTCAGTGTAGTGTTATAGTTAATTCTCACTGATATGTTAATTGTACGTTACAGCAAACACCAGCACTCTCACCAGCCTGACTGGACTTCACGGGTCAGAGTAAAAACAACCCAGTAACATTACAGCGCCGTGGATGAAGGCATAAACTCGTGACAGAGAGCTGATGATGAATGTTAAAGAGGAACTACCAGTTTACAGCCTGTCACATGACAGGACAGTCTTGTGTAAATTAGTAACCAGCTATAAGGAAGaacaataaatgtacattttcctTCAATTGTATATGACCAAGAACAATTTGTGAACctttccaacaagaaaacaatacaCATTCTCACCCCACTGCTAGCGTTGACATTTTGCTAAAGCGTTAAGTGTTAGCAACAAGCTAACATTATGATCTTTAGTTTCTAACGTAGCCGAGGCCCATCCAATACTAAAAGTACAGCAAGATTATTTCACGTATTCCCTTTCATTTACGTAAACCGGTATTACACCTAGCAGAGA
This Siniperca chuatsi isolate FFG_IHB_CAS linkage group LG12, ASM2008510v1, whole genome shotgun sequence DNA region includes the following protein-coding sequences:
- the atp6ap2 gene encoding renin receptor produces the protein MTSGQLISAVPRRKMSLTNWLRMEAVFSAAFLLCFFVTTGVHGDSLTVLQAPEFVSFQKGDWPVSGEKIPDLVALTMGFSVQEDLSWPGLQAGPLFQRPRANVLVVVRGVDSLALPQSVASYPLENPVPFTLDSVAETVHSLFAEDTPVVLQLAPSEERLYMLGKANAVFEDLPVTLQQIRARLSQDGSVLASLPLNSLSRNAEADLLFLSEVQVLHDITALLQRHRHLAKDHSPDLYSLELSGLEELSRLYGQDSPQYRDATSILASVLQKFGEDVYGVYGNSAVVEVVTVKTFEAPLTRKSRSILESKQISNPGSPYNLAYKYNFHYAVVFNIVLWLMIALALAVIAIAYNLWNMDPGYDSIIYRMTNQKIRMD